One window of Myxococcus fulvus genomic DNA carries:
- a CDS encoding ABC transporter substrate-binding protein, with product MSGRLVKLWGCVGLLVAASACSRQKEEPPQGGAQAGTPAPQKAAVAQVKLALNWVPEPEFGGFYAARESGAFARHGLEVDILGGGAGAPVQQMVATGKAEFGISGADEIITARARGLDVIPLFAVYQTSPHAIMAHASRGAKGIKDVLSSGTVALEPGLSYVAFLKKKYSFDQVKVVPYDGGVARFLADKDFAQQCFVTAEPIAAKRQGATPAVFLVADEGFNPYIAVVITRRQYWKEQPERVKAFVAAVREGWRAYLDNPGPTNAVMGKLNTTMDAETFAAAAEAQKPLIETGETRARGLGMMKRERWEQLSQQLVELGLIDKVPSVDDYLLPEFNAARE from the coding sequence GTGAGCGGACGTCTGGTGAAGCTGTGGGGGTGCGTGGGGCTGCTGGTGGCCGCGAGCGCCTGTTCGCGCCAGAAGGAGGAGCCCCCGCAGGGCGGCGCCCAGGCGGGCACCCCGGCGCCACAGAAGGCCGCTGTGGCCCAGGTGAAGCTGGCGCTCAACTGGGTGCCGGAGCCCGAGTTCGGCGGCTTCTATGCGGCGCGCGAGTCGGGGGCCTTCGCCCGTCATGGGCTGGAGGTGGACATCCTGGGCGGCGGCGCGGGCGCGCCGGTGCAGCAGATGGTGGCCACGGGCAAGGCGGAGTTCGGCATCAGCGGCGCGGATGAAATCATCACCGCGCGCGCCCGGGGCCTGGATGTGATTCCGCTGTTCGCGGTGTACCAGACGTCGCCGCACGCCATCATGGCCCACGCGTCTCGTGGGGCGAAGGGCATCAAGGACGTGTTGTCCTCGGGCACGGTGGCGCTGGAGCCGGGCCTCTCGTACGTGGCCTTCCTCAAGAAGAAGTACAGCTTCGACCAGGTGAAGGTGGTGCCCTACGACGGCGGCGTGGCGCGCTTCCTCGCGGACAAGGACTTCGCCCAGCAGTGCTTCGTCACCGCCGAGCCCATCGCCGCGAAGCGGCAGGGCGCCACGCCGGCCGTGTTCCTGGTGGCCGACGAGGGCTTCAATCCGTACATCGCCGTGGTCATCACCCGGAGGCAGTACTGGAAGGAGCAGCCCGAGCGGGTGAAGGCATTCGTCGCGGCGGTGCGGGAGGGCTGGCGCGCGTATCTGGACAATCCGGGGCCGACCAACGCGGTGATGGGCAAGCTGAACACGACGATGGACGCGGAGACGTTCGCCGCCGCGGCCGAGGCCCAGAAGCCGCTCATCGAGACCGGGGAGACACGGGCCCGGGGCCTCGGGATGATGAAGCGCGAGCGGTGGGAGCAGCTCTCCCAGCAGCTCGTGGAGCTGGGCCTCATCGACAAGGTCCCCTCCGTGGATGACTACCTGCTGCCGGAGTTCAACGCCGCGCGGGAGTGA
- a CDS encoding ABC transporter permease: MNRPALRAALPPLVALVVLLSLWEAAVRLLVVPVWLVPPPSAVGAVGAREAGALLGAALTTGRAALVGFGLSAVLGVLVAVTLASSRMVERALYPYTLFLQTVPIVAIAPLLVLWFGPGPRAVAVSSFIVSLFPVIANTLTGLRSVEPPLRDMFRLYGAGRFATLWKLELPAAMPHLFTGLKIASGLSVIGAIVGEFVAGFSEGSAGLGILVLAAYRQLRTDLLFAAVLAASGLGLVLFGAVSLTGARLLRRWHPSAQGN, encoded by the coding sequence GTGAACCGCCCGGCCCTTCGCGCGGCGCTGCCCCCGCTGGTGGCGCTCGTCGTGCTGCTGTCGCTCTGGGAGGCCGCGGTGCGCCTCCTCGTGGTTCCGGTCTGGCTGGTGCCGCCGCCCTCGGCCGTGGGGGCGGTGGGAGCGCGGGAGGCGGGCGCGCTGCTCGGCGCGGCGCTCACCACGGGACGCGCGGCCCTGGTGGGCTTCGGGTTGAGCGCGGTGCTGGGCGTGCTGGTGGCGGTGACGCTCGCGTCCTCGCGGATGGTGGAGCGCGCGCTCTATCCGTACACGCTCTTCCTGCAGACGGTGCCCATCGTGGCCATCGCGCCGCTCCTGGTGCTGTGGTTCGGCCCGGGCCCTCGCGCCGTCGCGGTGTCGTCCTTCATCGTCTCGTTGTTCCCGGTCATCGCCAACACGCTCACCGGGCTGCGCTCGGTGGAGCCGCCGCTGCGGGACATGTTCCGGCTGTATGGCGCCGGGCGCTTCGCGACGCTGTGGAAGCTGGAGCTGCCCGCGGCAATGCCGCACCTGTTCACCGGGTTGAAGATTGCCTCGGGCCTGTCGGTCATCGGGGCCATCGTCGGCGAGTTCGTCGCCGGCTTCTCCGAGGGCTCGGCGGGGCTGGGAATCCTGGTGCTGGCCGCGTACCGTCAGCTGCGCACGGACCTGTTGTTCGCGGCGGTGCTGGCGGCGTCGGGGTTGGGGCTGGTGTTGTTCGGGGCGGTGAGCCTCACGGGGGCGCGGCTGCTGCGGCGCTGGCACCCGTCGGCGCAGGGGAATTGA
- a CDS encoding ABC transporter ATP-binding protein, whose product MKVEGLRRTFPGDVAVLSGLDLEVAPGSFVALLGPSGCGKSTLLRLVAGLDRAEAGHIAFTPTLERTPGERAPIAYVFQDAHLLPWRSVLDNAALPLELTGVPKSERQAAARAVLEQVGLGDATDRHPAELSGGMRMRVSLARALVTRPRLLLLDEPFAALDELTRGRLDDQLRALWRQLGMTVLFVTHSISEAAYLAERAVVLSRRPARVVLDRTLELPAERGAALRTEASFAREARLLHEALEQGERW is encoded by the coding sequence GTGAAGGTCGAGGGCCTGCGCCGCACCTTCCCGGGTGACGTCGCCGTGCTGTCGGGGCTGGACCTGGAGGTCGCGCCGGGCTCGTTCGTGGCGCTGCTCGGCCCCTCCGGCTGCGGCAAGTCCACGCTGCTGCGGCTGGTGGCGGGGTTGGACCGCGCGGAGGCCGGGCACATCGCCTTCACGCCGACGCTGGAGCGCACCCCCGGTGAGCGCGCCCCCATCGCCTACGTGTTCCAGGACGCGCACCTGCTGCCCTGGCGCTCGGTGCTGGACAACGCGGCGCTGCCGCTGGAGCTGACCGGCGTGCCGAAGTCGGAGCGGCAGGCCGCCGCGCGCGCCGTGCTCGAGCAGGTGGGTCTGGGGGATGCCACGGACCGGCACCCCGCCGAGCTGTCCGGCGGCATGCGCATGCGCGTGTCCCTGGCGCGCGCGCTCGTCACCCGTCCCCGGCTGCTGCTCCTGGACGAGCCCTTCGCCGCGCTGGACGAGCTGACGCGCGGCCGCCTCGATGACCAGCTCCGCGCGCTGTGGCGCCAGCTGGGGATGACGGTGCTCTTCGTCACCCACTCCATCTCGGAGGCGGCCTACCTGGCCGAGCGGGCCGTGGTCCTGTCGCGGCGGCCCGCGCGGGTGGTGCTGGACAGGACGCTGGAGCTGCCCGCCGAGCGCGGCGCGGCCCTGCGCACCGAGGCCTCGTTCGCCCGCGAGGCCCGGCTGCTCCACGAGGCCCTGGAGCAAGGAGAGCGCTGGTGA
- a CDS encoding PKD domain-containing protein: protein MRIFRRALPGLPMFAVVSLLLPGWGVSEAEAAERRFLVDFGDGPTATPGWNNLHFGSTGSSLSNLVDSAGVGSGLSLQVTDGFWQGWTGAYNGGGTTASTVYPASATRDTFFIGTNEGTTDTQAQVRLSGLAINGTYSLRFYASRMAGDSADRTTRYTVGAQTVELQATNNIDGVVQLTNLVPSNGALDISVTMKPGAIFGYLGVLEVIEQDGGVVVNQPPVVNAGADRTVPLPTNTVALQQSFSDPEGQATTFVWSQVSGPTTAGLYQNPWTPLVASNLAQGTYVFRLTVTDAQGASASDDVSVSVVPSTGSGTPFLRTLTAKSVTASGKVIHYYESLPRGYNTDPNRKWPVIVFHHGVGEKGSTPESLPSVLGNMTLVRDNVPLEFDINGVTESFIVLIPQLHGNYGDWQDFFTQAMIDSAKANLRTDADRVYLMGFSLGAFHTWSFPQRSDANARQVAAIVPFSGGRVYNVNGVSQLCRLATEDVPVWTFHAADDGTVHVSYTDAAVNGLNACSPAPDPAPRYTRPATGNHWIIGSGASPTQPPANNIYHWMLSHRRVSTPPPVTQRTLTPRVTTVPKLWNGQMGYYESLPRGYDANPSRQWPLLIFLHGIGERGNGTTELSRVLSHGPAAQINSGHPLEFTVNGVTESFVVLIPQLGEAGASWHPYQIERLLDVAQAGLRINPKRVYLTGLSLGGFGTTAFVEFSLANAQRIAAIAPTDGAHYGGIIWTPDLDNVTTNACYLAQADVKVWQFYGANDASWGRTATDFIARLNACSPPSAPVVTRYENVGHTAYGRAYATDHTYHSPNLYEWLLAQQRP, encoded by the coding sequence ATGCGTATCTTCCGCCGGGCCCTGCCCGGACTTCCCATGTTCGCGGTGGTCTCACTGCTGCTCCCGGGTTGGGGCGTCTCCGAGGCCGAGGCCGCCGAGCGGCGCTTCCTGGTCGACTTCGGTGACGGGCCCACCGCCACGCCGGGGTGGAACAACCTCCACTTCGGCTCCACCGGCTCGTCGCTGAGCAACCTGGTGGACAGCGCGGGCGTGGGCTCGGGGCTGTCGCTCCAGGTAACGGACGGGTTCTGGCAGGGCTGGACGGGCGCCTACAACGGCGGCGGCACCACCGCGAGCACCGTCTATCCCGCGTCGGCCACGCGGGACACGTTCTTCATCGGCACCAACGAGGGGACGACGGACACGCAGGCGCAGGTCCGCCTCTCCGGGCTGGCCATCAATGGCACCTACTCGCTGCGCTTCTACGCGTCGCGGATGGCGGGGGACTCGGCGGACCGGACGACGCGCTACACGGTGGGCGCGCAGACGGTGGAGCTGCAGGCGACGAACAACATCGACGGCGTGGTGCAGCTGACGAACCTGGTGCCTTCCAACGGGGCGCTGGACATCAGCGTGACGATGAAGCCCGGCGCCATCTTCGGCTACCTGGGCGTGCTCGAGGTCATCGAGCAGGACGGCGGCGTGGTGGTGAACCAGCCGCCCGTGGTGAACGCGGGGGCCGACCGCACCGTGCCGCTGCCCACCAACACGGTGGCGCTCCAGCAGTCCTTCTCCGACCCGGAGGGACAGGCCACGACCTTCGTGTGGTCGCAGGTCTCCGGTCCCACCACGGCCGGGCTGTACCAGAACCCCTGGACTCCGCTCGTCGCGAGCAACCTCGCGCAGGGCACCTACGTCTTCCGCCTCACGGTGACGGATGCCCAGGGCGCGAGCGCGTCCGATGACGTGAGCGTGTCCGTGGTGCCGAGCACCGGCAGCGGCACGCCCTTCCTGCGCACCCTCACGGCGAAGTCCGTCACGGCGAGCGGCAAGGTCATCCACTACTACGAGTCACTGCCTCGCGGTTACAACACGGACCCGAACCGCAAGTGGCCGGTCATCGTCTTCCACCACGGCGTCGGCGAGAAGGGCAGCACCCCCGAGTCGCTGCCGAGCGTCCTGGGCAACATGACGCTCGTCCGGGACAACGTGCCGCTGGAGTTCGACATCAACGGCGTCACCGAGTCCTTCATCGTCCTGATTCCGCAGCTCCACGGGAACTACGGCGACTGGCAGGACTTCTTCACGCAGGCGATGATCGACTCGGCGAAGGCGAACCTCCGGACCGACGCGGACCGCGTGTACCTGATGGGCTTCTCGCTGGGCGCGTTCCACACCTGGAGCTTCCCGCAGCGCTCGGACGCGAACGCTCGCCAGGTTGCCGCCATCGTCCCCTTCTCGGGTGGGCGCGTCTACAACGTGAACGGCGTGTCGCAGCTCTGCCGGCTGGCCACCGAGGATGTGCCCGTGTGGACCTTCCACGCGGCGGACGACGGCACGGTGCACGTGAGCTACACGGATGCCGCGGTGAACGGGCTCAATGCCTGCTCTCCCGCGCCGGACCCGGCGCCGCGCTACACGCGTCCCGCCACGGGGAACCATTGGATCATCGGCTCGGGGGCGTCTCCGACGCAGCCGCCGGCCAACAACATCTACCACTGGATGCTCTCCCACCGGCGCGTCAGCACGCCGCCGCCCGTCACCCAGCGCACGCTCACGCCGAGGGTGACCACGGTGCCCAAGCTCTGGAATGGCCAGATGGGTTACTACGAGTCCCTGCCGCGCGGGTATGACGCCAACCCGAGCCGTCAGTGGCCGCTGCTCATCTTCCTGCACGGCATCGGGGAGCGTGGCAACGGCACGACGGAGCTGTCCCGGGTGCTGAGCCATGGCCCGGCCGCGCAGATCAACTCGGGCCATCCGCTGGAGTTCACCGTCAACGGGGTGACGGAGTCCTTCGTGGTGCTCATCCCCCAGCTGGGCGAGGCCGGCGCGAGCTGGCATCCCTATCAAATCGAACGCCTGCTCGACGTGGCGCAAGCGGGCCTGCGCATCAACCCCAAGCGCGTGTACCTGACGGGCCTGTCGCTGGGCGGCTTCGGGACCACCGCCTTCGTGGAGTTCTCGCTCGCCAACGCGCAGCGCATCGCGGCCATCGCGCCCACGGATGGGGCCCACTACGGCGGCATCATCTGGACGCCGGACCTGGACAACGTGACGACCAACGCGTGCTACCTGGCGCAGGCGGACGTGAAGGTCTGGCAGTTCTACGGCGCGAATGACGCCTCCTGGGGGAGGACGGCCACGGACTTCATCGCGCGGCTCAACGCCTGCTCGCCCCCGTCGGCGCCGGTGGTGACGCGCTACGAGAACGTGGGGCATACGGCCTACGGCCGGGCCTACGCCACGGACCACACGTACCACTCCCCGAACCTCTACGAGTGGCTGCTCGCGCAGCAGCGCCCGTAG